AACGTAAACATAGAAGCATCTGCTTTTTATGGGACAGGGAATAGTGAAACTATTTATTGGAGTGGAAACGACACGAAACCTATTTCAAGCATCTACCACCCAGAATTTGTGGTAAGCGGTAAGGTCGGATATGGAATAGCTGCAGGAACAAGATTCAGGATTACCCCACAATTGGGAATCAATTATCTGAGTCTGAAAGAATCAATGCAAGAGGAGAGCAATGTGACACCTGCAAATGGGAGCAATGTGACGAGTGCGCTTTTCGGAGTGCGTTTTTCGGCTATCATTACCAATCATTTTGGAGTGAGTTTGTCCCCTGAATATTCTTTTGGAGTAGGAAAATCCAATGGCTATAAAGAGTTGGAGGCCGTGTCTTCAAAAATCAAAAATTGGGGACAAGGTTTTAATGTGAAATTAGGATTAATGATAGCGTTTTAAGATGAAACATATTGGTTTATACATATTGTTGGTATGCATAGTATTTGTTGGGTGTTCAGACAAATACTCGCCAGATTTGGGACTGAAGCCTACATTGACTCCAAGATACCTTAGGGTATCTCCTACGTCACTGTCGTTTTCTGCCAATCAGGCATCAAGCCAAAGTGTGGACATTGAAACGATGGAAACACCTTGGAAAGTTGACAATGCCATAAATTGGGTGTCTATTTCTGCAACAAGTGGTCAGAGTAATTCCAATATAAATGTCAGTGCGTCCGAGAATAAAGATGCCAATGCGGCAAGAACTGGTGTGTTTTATATAAAAGCGGATGTCAACGATTGGAATTATGAAAAGGGTATTTCCGTCTCGCAAGCTGCTGCAACACCTTATATTAATGTGTCTCAATCAAACATCACATTAAAAGGAACCGCTTGTACATCAACATTTGACGTAACATCAAACTGTTCTTATACGGTGACAAATGATGCAGATTGGCTTACACTATCCCAAAAGGACAATAGTTTTGTTCTCAATGCTACGGCAAACGAAACCAGTCAATATCGCACGACAACAATATTGTTTTCATACAATGGAATTGACCAGGCAAGCAACAAACTTGTTGTAACTCAGGCTCCAGCTTCCATCAATGCCTCTACAGAGACTTTGACGTTCGGGAATACAGCTGGAGAGATTAAGGTTGAAGTTACTTCCGAATCAAAATGGACCGCATCCACATCTTATAGTTGGATTGATGTAACACCAGAAAGTGGAGAAGCTGGAACGTCGTCCATAACAATTTCCGTATCCCCAAATACTTCTGTTAATGAGCGGACTGGATATGTAATTCTTTCCATAGGCTCGGAAGAAAGAATACAAATTCCTATCAAACAACGAGGCATTTATATTGAGACCGACAAATCACAATATGATTTTGAGGCATCATCTGGGACACAAACAATCCAAGTCAATAGTAATACTTCATGGCAGGTATCGTCTGTTCCGTCATGGGTAAAAGTAGACAAGACAAGCGGGACAGGGAATTCTGCAATAAAAGTCACAGTCGAAGACAATCCCAATACAACTGAAAGGAATGGTGAAATTGTGGTTTCTCAACCGGGTTTAAGTGCAATGGCTACGATTAAAATACATCAGAAAGGTAAAACATTCGATGTGGCTACCACGACATTGACATTCAATGACAAAGAAGAATCGCAAACAATCACCATTGCTACAGATGGAACTTGGCGAGCATTTAGTAATGCCGATTGGATTAAAGTCTCACCAGAGACGGCAACAGGAAATTCCATTTTAACCATCACCGTTCAAGAAAACTCTACGGATGGAGAAAGAAGCGGTTCTGTAAACATCCTGATGGGTGATGCTTCCGCAACAGTAGCTATCGTCCAAAAAGGTAAATATTTTACTATAGATAATAGCTTACTTGATTTTACAAGTAAAGGTGGCGAACTTAAAGTAACTTTGACTACTAATGCGCCATGGTCTGTGAGGAAAGATGATACGGTCAACTGGTTGTCTATATCACCGACTAACGGCACAGACAATGCTAACGTAAAAGTAACAGCTTCGGACAATGCTTCTGTCAACAAACGTTCTGCAAATGTTTATTTTGATGCTTTGGGTAGAAGTGTGAATATCCTTGTGTCCCAAAAAGCACGGTACTTGACTGTGGATGCAAATGAATTGTTGTTCTATTCCAAGGGTGGCACGTCAAATGCTGTGACCATATCCACAGATGGAACTTACTCCATAA
This Segatella copri DSM 18205 DNA region includes the following protein-coding sequences:
- a CDS encoding BACON domain-containing protein; its protein translation is MKHIGLYILLVCIVFVGCSDKYSPDLGLKPTLTPRYLRVSPTSLSFSANQASSQSVDIETMETPWKVDNAINWVSISATSGQSNSNINVSASENKDANAARTGVFYIKADVNDWNYEKGISVSQAAATPYINVSQSNITLKGTACTSTFDVTSNCSYTVTNDADWLTLSQKDNSFVLNATANETSQYRTTTILFSYNGIDQASNKLVVTQAPASINASTETLTFGNTAGEIKVEVTSESKWTASTSYSWIDVTPESGEAGTSSITISVSPNTSVNERTGYVILSIGSEERIQIPIKQRGIYIETDKSQYDFEASSGTQTIQVNSNTSWQVSSVPSWVKVDKTSGTGNSAIKVTVEDNPNTTERNGEIVVSQPGLSAMATIKIHQKGKTFDVATTTLTFNDKEESQTITIATDGTWRAFSNADWIKVSPETATGNSILTITVQENSTDGERSGSVNILMGDASATVAIVQKGKYFTIDNSLLDFTSKGGELKVTLTTNAPWSVRKDDTVNWLSISPTNGTDNANVKVTASDNASVNKRSANVYFDALGRSVNILVSQKARYLTVDANELLFYSKGGTSNAVTISTDGTYSINCSDNWLTISRNGDTFTVTASENDTKDARIGEITISLTDLKEGSYSVTLTVTQLNYGGTFLRKDFEEDKDYDSNGSSTGSLTITDYGSDTNYDTSSQSGTKLSVVGFKSDACWDSSTASSAKVTITGYEQDKNLDSDTNSSGTVNKDGYSDDNNWN